The following coding sequences lie in one Cotesia glomerata isolate CgM1 linkage group LG5, MPM_Cglom_v2.3, whole genome shotgun sequence genomic window:
- the LOC123266119 gene encoding uncharacterized protein LOC123266119 has product MSPNDVKKINKQYLEPSYNRRRVSRRTKERWRLIFKKSREHSIINKDQNHCISFTANNNKFELSTDYNNQSPDSNNYKITNFAENEAPSYIEISGSESSSDDSDSSSDENDNYLSNDHLNNFSMNNSDNSSDSDSDSSSDSNCDSSSDNKANCSHDNPHSSSNHNFTKFNTDKFQGSLTMFPEAQLTIADVIFMITVYSVQKNLTRKDEDDLINLIKILAGPKFASWNASQYVRDKTYNPPKSKINTHFFCTNCEVILITHNNGKKMGKKSVRCKDCERDYKLTSESSNQFVTVDLSYQLETLLRNEEIQKDLLKTLDVRYENKIDGVINNIYDSQLYRNLQLFSPHTLTYNINTDGAPPFKSSNCSFWPIQLYLNELSPQIRKQNIILGGMFLTSSEPGPKLMKIYLSKFIDDAENLMKQGINITLLNSNIQRNFKFHCLLICVDSVARPVIQNRYQYSGYYGCSWCYDHGEYNSSAVRYPITENDPTLRTHKDYVNDVEEVEKQKRHINGVKGSSEFLRLKNIDCVWSFPVDYMHGVLLGVTRQLWSIWTTPNTSYYLTPTDRKEINKRILLQEIEKNFTETKENCQNASNLHFDPKGSQVEAESMSNDEATIMEKDLNIPKNDPKNTSPKILKVLNDTLLEQKFKYTLKESAKDLAETTSDIGIVSTPPFSHEHATDNEQEKIVVDDVTENKDFDSDAMKRSERRGHRRKKKEKKSKQNKKRKLDAGVGGDQLLTQVIGTDNQDLLETSLPKNEVPAIQKTLTDLKESTNSAKTEKPRKKRKRDYKKVLETSKVEVEVKFLREAMSSLIENFNNFQEYATSKLAAIDENWRQLKNAKTSTQTAPLNPKDIKRPPEVGFTRIDDNMIHLGRGVWLSRATYDNDVYTAGASLAMFVKNIAVSVFGTDYLKKHSVKGKGCNKTKSVPRPAIDSTKALAIRDIYEYYLKTEKNMKGSELQDEVDNYEDYIRQKISDLIRPKRGSKTVGIKDAVINEKDSSNDPQKNGPNIDGTVVTADTSTPLNFQKKESSADRSSMFKAKKENKKKSKATSLSDPNIDGNATSASTSTALAVAKSKSSVRQSTKRSLRDAKKTKLPLKDGSSSSSSSSGSSEDSDSSGDSSPTSPGGDTDDDTASDK; this is encoded by the exons ATGTCGCCAaatgatgtaaaaaaaatcaacaaacaGTACTTGGAACCATCTTACAATCGACGTCGAGTGAGTAGAAGAACAAAAGAACGATGGAGActtatatttaagaaatctcGCGAGCActcgataataaataaagatcaAAATCATTGTATTTCTTTTACggcgaataataataaatttgaactTTCTACGGATTATAATAATCAGTCACCAGACTCCAATAACTACAAGATTACAAATTTCGCGGAAAATGAGGCCCCTTCTTATATAGAAATAAGCGGTTCAGAAAGTTCTTCTGATGATTCTGACAGCTCTTCAgatgaaaatgataattatttaagtaatgATCACCTCAATAACTTTTCAATGAATAATTCTGATAATTCATCAGATAGTGATTCCGATAGTTCATCAGATAGTAATTGCGATAGTTCATCAGATAATAAAGCTAACTGCTCACATGATAATCCTCATTCATCATCTAATcataattttactaaatttaatacaGATAAATTTCAAGGTAGTTTAACGATGTTTCCTGAAGCACAATTAACGATAGCAGAcgttatttttatgattacaGTATACTcggtgcaaaaaaatttaactcggAAAGATGAAGATGACCTTataaatcttataaaaatattagctGGTCCAAAATTTGCATCGTGGAATGCTTCGCAGTATGTACGAGATAAAACGTATAATCCTCCCAAGTCCAAAATTAATAcgcattttttttgtactaatTGTGAGGTTATATTAATTACACATAATAACGGTAAAAAGATGGGAAAGAAATCTGTTAGATGTAAAGATTGCGAACGTGACTACAAACTTACATCAGAAAGCTCCAATCAATTTGTAACCGTTGATCTAAGTTACCAGCTCGAAACTCTTTTGAGAAATGAAGAGATCCAAAAAGACCTATTAAAAACATTGGATGTACGTtacgaaaataaaattgatggtgtaataaataatatatatgactCTCAGTTATATAGAAACCTTCAACTTTTCTCACCGCATACATTgacatataatataaatactgaTGGTGCACCACCCTTTAAAAGTTCTAACTGTAGTTTTTGGCCAATACAATTGTATTTAAACGAACTTTCACCTCAAATACGCaaacaaaatataattctCGGTGGTATGTTCTTGACTTCATCTGAACCAGGACCaaagttaatgaaaatttatttatctaaatttATAGATGATGCTGAAAATCTTATGAAGCAAGGAATAAATATTACTTTGCTAAATTCAAATAtacaaagaaattttaaatttcattgcCTTCTAATTTGTGTAGATTCAGTTGCAAGACCTGTAATACAAAATCGCTATCAATACAGTGGTTATTATGGTTGTAGTTGGTGTTATGACCATGGAGAATACAACAGTTCAGCCGTTCGATATCCTATTACAGAAAATGATCCTACGTTGAGAACTCATAAGGATTATGTTAATGATGTCGAGGAAGTAGAAAAACAAAAACGCCATATTAATGGTGTAAAAGGAAGTTCTGAATTTTTgcgattaaaaaatattgattgtgtATGGAGTTTCCCTGTAGACTATATGCATGGTGTTTTATTGGGTGTTACGCGACAGTTATGGTCTATATGGACTACTCCAAATACTTCATATTACTTGACGCCAACTGATCGTAAAGAAATCAATAAAAG aatATTGTTACAGgaaatcgagaaaaattttaccgAAACTAAGGAAAACTGTCAAAATGCAAGTAATTTGCATTTTGATCCAAAAGGAAGTCAAGTCGAGGCTGAAAGTATGTCCAACGATGAAGCTACAATAATGGAGAAAGACTTGAACATTCCTAAAAACGACCCAAAGAATACAAGCCCAAAG aTACTAAAAGTTTTGAACGACACTCTATTGGAACAAAAATTCAAGTATACCCTAAAAGAATCTGCTAAG GATTTAGCAGAGACAACGAGTGATATAGGAATTGTAAGTACGCCTCCATTTTCTCATGAACATGCTACAGACAATGAACAAGAGAAAATTGTAGTCGATGACGTAACCGagaataaagatttcgattcGGATGCAATGAAACGATCTGAACGTCGTGGTCATCGACgcaaaaagaaagaaaaaaaatcaaaacaaaataaaaaa CGTAAACTTGATGCCGGTGTGGGTGGTGACCAGTTGTTGACTCAAGTGATAGGAACTGACAACCAGGATTTGCTGGAAACTAGTCTACCTAAAAATGAAGTACCTGCTATTCAAAAAACGTTAACTGATCTAAAAGAATCAACTAATTCAGCAAAGACAGAAAAACCGCGAAAAAAGCGTAAAAGAGATTATAAGAAAGTGTTG GAAACTTCAAAAGTTGAAGTAGAAGTCAAGTTCCTGAGAGAGGCAATGTCtagtttaattgaaaatttcaacaattttcAAGAGTATGCCACGTCAAAATTAGCTGCAATTGATGAAAATTGGCGACAGTTAAAAA acgcCAAAACATCTACTCAAACTGCTCCACTTAATCCAAAGGATATCAAACGGCCACCTGAAGTCGGTTTCACCCGAATCGATGATAACATG ATACATCTGGGACGTGGAGTATGGTTATCACGAGCTACCTATGATAACGATGTCTACACTGCTGGAGCATCACTGGCtatgtttgtaaaaaatattgctgTGTCGGTTTTCGGAACAGATTACCTTAAAAAACATAGCGTCAAAGGAAAAGGGTGCAACAAAACTAAAAGTGTACCGAGACCGGCTATAGATTCTACGAAGGCTCTTGCTATTCGAG ACATTTACGAATATTATTTGAAAACCGAGAAGAATATGAAAGGATCAGAGTTACAGGACGAAGTGGATAACTATGAAGATTACATCCGGCAAAAAATTTCGGATCTGATCCGACCAAAAAGAGGGTCTAAAACTGTTGGAATAA AAGATGCAGTGATAAATGAAAAGGATTCAAGTAATGATCCTCAAAAAAATGGTCCTAACATTGATGGAACTGTCGTGACTGCAGATACCTCTACTCCACTCAATTTCCAAAAAAAGGAGTCTTCGGCTGATCGATCCTCCATGTTTAaggcaaaaaaagaaaataaaaagaaatcgAAGGCGACCTCCTTATCAGATCCTAACATTGATGGCAATGCCACATCTGCAAGTACTTCCACTGCACTCGCTGTGGCAAAAAGCAAATCTTCTGTTCGTCAATCCACCAAGCGTTCGTTACGTGATGCAAAGAAAACAAAATTGCCGCTCAAGGATGGGAGCTCTTCCTCAAGCAGCTCTTCTGGATCTAGTGAAGATTCAGATTCTTCTGGAGACAGTTCACCAACTTCACCTGGTGGTGACACTGATGATGACACCGCATCAGATAAATAA